CTCCCGGGGATCGCGTCGAACACGCGAAGGGCGAGCGGGACCTTGCCGAACGGGGCGCTCACCTGCACCCCCTGGATCATGGGGAACGCCGCGGCCAGCATCTCCTGGGCGATCGCCGTTCCCTCCTCTACCCCGCGCTCCTTGCTCTCGGCGCTCGCGCGGCGCATGCGCGCCATCACCTCGTCGGAGACGACGACACCGGGCACCTCGTTCGCCAGGAACTCGGCGTTGCGGGCCGAGACCAGGGGCCAGACCCCGGCGATCACGGGGATCTTCAGCCCGTCCTTCTCGATGCGCCCCACGAACGCCTCCAGCTGCCGCAGGTCGAACACGGGCTGGGTGATGGCGTACTCGGCCCCCGCTTCCACCTTCCAGTAGAAACGCCGCATCTCGTGCTCGAAGTCTTCCGCGCCGGGGTTCACGCCCACGCCCACGACGAAGCTGGTGGGCTCGCCCAGGGCGTTGCCGCCGGGGTCCAGCCCGCGGTTCAGGCGCGACACCAGGTGCGTCAGCCCGATGGCGTCGATGTCGAACACGGCCGTGGCGTCCGGGTACGGCCCCATCTTGGGCGGGTCGCCGGTGATCAGCAGCAGGTTGCGCAGCCCCAGCGCCTGGGCGCCCAGCAGGTCGCTGAGCATCCCCAGCAGGTTGCGGTCGCGGCAGCAGTAGTGCACCACCGCCTCGATCCCCACCTGCTGCTGGATGAGGATGGCTGTCGCCAGCGCGCCCATGCGCGACTGCGCCCGCGGGCCGTCGGGCACGTTCACGCCGTCCACCCCCGCCTGCTTGAGCAGCCGCACGCCGTCCAGCATGGACTCGGGGTTGGACCCGCGCGGCGGCACGATTTCCACCGTGGTCAGGAACTCGCCCGCGGCCAGCTTGCGCCCCCACGCGGAACGCTCGGGGAGCGGCACGGGATCACGCGGGGCGGCGCCCTCGGCGTCGGGCTCGGAAACGACCACGCGCGGCTCCGCGGCGGGAGACAGCATCCGCACCGCCCCGGCCATGGCCGCCACGTGCTCCGGCGTGGTGCCGCAGCAGCCGCCGATCA
This portion of the Longimicrobium sp. genome encodes:
- a CDS encoding bifunctional homocysteine S-methyltransferase/methylenetetrahydrofolate reductase, with amino-acid sequence MRDFRRLLADGRPHLFDGAMGTMLYAKGVYINRCYDELSLTQPDLVRDIHRAYVKAGAEILETNTYGANRPKLARHGLDDRVREMNVAAAQVARSAAGDRVYVAGAIGPLGLRIEPYGPTAREEARGFFREQAEALVEGGVDLFILETFADLEEIHQAILGVREASELPIVAQMVIREDGTTAFGSDVALLAERLGEWGAEVVGLNCSVGPSAMLSAADRLMAATSRPVIMQPNAGLPRQVDGRTMYMASPEYMASYAARMIRKGVRLIGGCCGTTPEHVAAMAGAVRMLSPAAEPRVVVSEPDAEGAAPRDPVPLPERSAWGRKLAAGEFLTTVEIVPPRGSNPESMLDGVRLLKQAGVDGVNVPDGPRAQSRMGALATAILIQQQVGIEAVVHYCCRDRNLLGMLSDLLGAQALGLRNLLLITGDPPKMGPYPDATAVFDIDAIGLTHLVSRLNRGLDPGGNALGEPTSFVVGVGVNPGAEDFEHEMRRFYWKVEAGAEYAITQPVFDLRQLEAFVGRIEKDGLKIPVIAGVWPLVSARNAEFLANEVPGVVVSDEVMARMRRASAESKERGVEEGTAIAQEMLAAAFPMIQGVQVSAPFGKVPLALRVFDAIPGRAAQEQAVAGAA